A single genomic interval of Prunus dulcis chromosome 5, ALMONDv2, whole genome shotgun sequence harbors:
- the LOC117627727 gene encoding zinc finger CCCH domain-containing protein 43-like isoform X2 yields the protein MLPAVRLLFPVSVSVLYVLYKYLRSGRVTELSEDIAVPLNPDNDDVVSRQPSHVDPAILEEIRKFDPAVLDELRKFLDEFRKFDPAALDEKQKFDPAALDVIRKLDPAIIDLIHKLCVKEKVEGKEEAERNCSGRENEKGNETQSEESGGGGGENKNENGGEVEKKVVSEERSRRHHYPVRPEAGDCSFYLKTGTCKFGSNCKFNHPRRRKTNKVSKDKMKEREGLAAEKPGQTESKGEKDCSFYMRNGSCMFGTNCRFNHPDPTAARESDPPSGYGNGGPASLQGALSSTAAPCSAPRSLNDAPLYVPMVIPPSQGIPSQNTEWNGYQAPAYLQERSMPARQPYLVNNSVTGTNVYKQYLQHQQAEEFPERPGQPVCSYFLRTGDCKFKSDCKYHHPKTQTAVFPSCTL from the exons ATGTTGCCAGCCGTACGCCTCCTATTTCCAGTCTCAGTGTCAGTGCTTTACGTACTTTACAAGTATCTGAGATCTGGAAGGGTAACAGAGCTCTCTGAAGACATCGCGGTTCCCCTAAATCCCGATAACGACGACGTCGTTTCTCGCCAACCGTCCCATGTCGATCCTGCCATCCTTGAAGAGATTCGGAAATTCGACCCTGCCGTCCTCGATGAGCTTCGGAAATTCCTGGATGAGTTTCGGAAATTCGACCCCGCCGCCCTCGATGAGAAGCAGAAATTCGACCCTGCTGCCCTTGATGTGATTCGGAAACTCGATCCTGCCATCATTGATCTGATTCATAAATTGTGTGTGAAGGAAAAGGTGGAAGGTAAAGAAGAGGCCGAGAGGAATTGTAGTGGGCgcgaaaatgaaaaaggaaacgAGACACAGAGCGAAGAGAgcggtggaggaggaggagaaaatAAGAATGAGAATGGTGGTGAGGTGGAGAAGAAGGTTGTTAGTGAGGAAAGAAGCAGAAGGCATCATTACCCAGTGAGGCCTGAAGCTGGAGATTGTTCTTTTTATCTAAAGACCGGGACTTGTAAGTTTGGCTCCAATTGCAAGTTTAATCACCCTCGTAGAAGGAAAACCAATAAG GTGTCTAAGGACAAGATGAAGGAAAGGGAAGGGTTGGCAGCAGAGAAGCCAGGCCAGACAGAATCCAAG GGGGAGAAAGACTGTTCCTTCTATATGCGAAATGGCTCCTGCATGTTTGGTACAAACTGCAGGTTTAATCACCCTGATCCTACAGCTGCAAGAGAATCTGACCCCCCATCTGGATATGGTAATGGTGGACCTGCATCATTACAAGGTGCGTTGTCATCAACAGCAGCACCATGCTCTGCACCAAGATCATTGAATGATGCTCCGCTTTATGTGCCAATGGTGATTCCGCCATCTCAAGGGATTCCTTCCCAAAATACGGAATGGAATGGTTATCAg GCTCCAGCATATCTACAAGAAAGAAGCATGCCCGCACGTCAACCTTATCTTGTGAACAACTCAGTGACTGGGACCAACGTCTATAAACAATACCTACAGCACCAGCAAGCTGAAGAATTCCCAGAAAGACCTGGCCAACCTGTTTGCAGTTATTTCTTAAGAACGGGTGATTGTAAGTTTAAATCCGACTGCAAGTATCACCATCCGAAAACTCAGACTGCAGTATTCCCCTCATGCACCCTTTGA
- the LOC117627727 gene encoding zinc finger CCCH domain-containing protein 67-like isoform X1: MLPAVRLLFPVSVSVLYVLYKYLRSGRVTELSEDIAVPLNPDNDDVVSRQPSHVDPAILEEIRKFDPAVLDELRKFLDEFRKFDPAALDEKQKFDPAALDVIRKLDPAIIDLIHKLCVKEKVEGKEEAERNCSGRENEKGNETQSEESGGGGGENKNENGGEVEKKVVSEERSRRHHYPVRPEAGDCSFYLKTGTCKFGSNCKFNHPRRRKTNKVSKDKMKEREGLAAEKPGQTESKDYSRSGGCKYEKACSFNPRRGEPSVAPILECNFLGLPIRPGEKDCSFYMRNGSCMFGTNCRFNHPDPTAARESDPPSGYGNGGPASLQGALSSTAAPCSAPRSLNDAPLYVPMVIPPSQGIPSQNTEWNGYQAPAYLQERSMPARQPYLVNNSVTGTNVYKQYLQHQQAEEFPERPGQPVCSYFLRTGDCKFKSDCKYHHPKTQTAVFPSCTL, from the exons ATGTTGCCAGCCGTACGCCTCCTATTTCCAGTCTCAGTGTCAGTGCTTTACGTACTTTACAAGTATCTGAGATCTGGAAGGGTAACAGAGCTCTCTGAAGACATCGCGGTTCCCCTAAATCCCGATAACGACGACGTCGTTTCTCGCCAACCGTCCCATGTCGATCCTGCCATCCTTGAAGAGATTCGGAAATTCGACCCTGCCGTCCTCGATGAGCTTCGGAAATTCCTGGATGAGTTTCGGAAATTCGACCCCGCCGCCCTCGATGAGAAGCAGAAATTCGACCCTGCTGCCCTTGATGTGATTCGGAAACTCGATCCTGCCATCATTGATCTGATTCATAAATTGTGTGTGAAGGAAAAGGTGGAAGGTAAAGAAGAGGCCGAGAGGAATTGTAGTGGGCgcgaaaatgaaaaaggaaacgAGACACAGAGCGAAGAGAgcggtggaggaggaggagaaaatAAGAATGAGAATGGTGGTGAGGTGGAGAAGAAGGTTGTTAGTGAGGAAAGAAGCAGAAGGCATCATTACCCAGTGAGGCCTGAAGCTGGAGATTGTTCTTTTTATCTAAAGACCGGGACTTGTAAGTTTGGCTCCAATTGCAAGTTTAATCACCCTCGTAGAAGGAAAACCAATAAG GTGTCTAAGGACAAGATGAAGGAAAGGGAAGGGTTGGCAGCAGAGAAGCCAGGCCAGACAGAATCCAAG GATTATTCCAGGTCAGGAGGATGTAAATATGAAAAGGCTTGTAGTTTCAATCCCAGAAGAGGGGAACCTTCTGTAGCTCCAATTCTAGAATGTAACTTTCTGGGCCTCCCAATTCGGCCG GGGGAGAAAGACTGTTCCTTCTATATGCGAAATGGCTCCTGCATGTTTGGTACAAACTGCAGGTTTAATCACCCTGATCCTACAGCTGCAAGAGAATCTGACCCCCCATCTGGATATGGTAATGGTGGACCTGCATCATTACAAGGTGCGTTGTCATCAACAGCAGCACCATGCTCTGCACCAAGATCATTGAATGATGCTCCGCTTTATGTGCCAATGGTGATTCCGCCATCTCAAGGGATTCCTTCCCAAAATACGGAATGGAATGGTTATCAg GCTCCAGCATATCTACAAGAAAGAAGCATGCCCGCACGTCAACCTTATCTTGTGAACAACTCAGTGACTGGGACCAACGTCTATAAACAATACCTACAGCACCAGCAAGCTGAAGAATTCCCAGAAAGACCTGGCCAACCTGTTTGCAGTTATTTCTTAAGAACGGGTGATTGTAAGTTTAAATCCGACTGCAAGTATCACCATCCGAAAACTCAGACTGCAGTATTCCCCTCATGCACCCTTTGA
- the LOC117627726 gene encoding zinc finger CCCH domain-containing protein 43-like isoform X1, translating to MEVSEAISVPPNLDANNNHHIDENHQPSHSELVFLPSSPDPDPAPSDFDHEVFDELQKLDLKEKEEEEGEDHLDEFQKLDLKEKEDAKEEEEEEDVEKKSSNGRETENENENENESERQSEQSDGGENQSEDGGDAEKKAEESRRRYQYPVRPEAEDCSYYLKTGSCKFGSNCKFNHPVKRKGSKDKVKEREEFGDKTGQTECKYYLRSGGCKYGKACRYSHSKGKPSVAPVVELNFLGLPIRLGERECPYYMRNGSCKYASNCRFNHPDPTAAGGSDPASAFGNGGPASLQGAPQSTVAPWSAPRSLNETPPYMPMMIPPSQGVPSQNTEWNGYQAPAYLPERSMPARQPYLMNNSMTETNIYKQYPQHQQAEEFPERPGQPFCSYFLRTGDCKFKSNCKYHHPKIQTAVSPQCALSDKGLPLRPDQNICTHYSRYGICKFGPVCKFDHPLNITSSTTSGPDHQLPFSDSATTNGAGTAGSRSGTDAISHLQPV from the exons ATGGAAGTCTCTGAAGCTATCTCTGTTCCCCCAAATCTCGATGCCAACAACAACCACCACATCGATGAGAACCACCAACCCAGCCATTCCGAACTAGTGTTTCTGCCTTCTTCCCCCGATCCCGATCCCGCACCGTCTGATTTCGATCATGAGGTCTTTGATGAGCTTCAGAAGCTGGatttgaaggagaaggaggaggaggagggggaggATCACCTTGATGAGTTTCAGAAACTGGATTTGAAAGAGAAGGAGGAtgccaaagaagaagaagaagaagaggatgtAGAGAAGAAGAGTTCTAATGGGCGAgaaactgaaaatgaaaacgaaAACGAAAATGAAAGTGAGAGGCAGAGTGAACAAAGCGATGGAGGAGAAAATCAGAGTGAGGATGGTGGTGATGCAGAGAAGAAGGCCGAGGAAAGTAGAAGAAGATATCAGTACCCAGTGAGGCCTGAAGCTGAAGACTGTTCTTATTATCTGAAGACCGGGTCTTGTAAGTTTGGGTCCAATTGCAAGTTTAATCACCCTGTTAAAAGGAAG GGGTCTAAGGACAAGGTGAAGGAAAGGGAAGAGTTTGGAGATAAGACAGGCCAGACAGAATGCAAG TATTACTTGAGGTCAGGCGGATGTAAGTATGGAAAAGCTTGTAGATACAGCCACAGCAAAGGGAAACCTTCTGTAGCTCCAGTTGTAGAACTAAACTTTCTGGGTCTGCCAATTCGACTG ggggagagagagtgtcCCTACTATATGCGAAACGGATCCTGCAAGTATGCATCGAACTGCAGGTTTAACCACCCTGATCCTACAGCTGCCGGAGGATCTGATCCAGCGTCCGCATTTGGTAATGGTGGCCCTGCATCCTTGCAAGGTGCGCCACAATCAACAGTAGCCCCGTGGTCTGCACCAAGATCATTGAATGAGACTCCACCTTACATGCCAATGATGATTCCACCATCTCAAGGGGTTCCTTCCCAAAATACAGAATGGAATGGTTATCAG GCCCCAGCATATCTACCAGAAAGAAGCATGCCCGCACGTCAACCATATCTTATGAACAACTCAATGACTGAAACCAACATCTATAAACAATACCCACAGCACCAGCAAGCTGAAGAATTCCCGGAAAGACCTGGCCAACCTTTTTGCAGTTATTTCTTAAGAACCGGTGATTGTAAGTTTAAATCTAACTGCAAATATCACCATCCAAAAATTCAGACTGCAGTATCCCCCCAATGTGCGCTTAGTGACAAGGGCCTCCCTTTGAGACCG GATCAGAACATTTGCACACATTACAGTCGCTATGGCATTTGCAAATTTGGGCCAGTGTGTAAATTTGACCatccgttaaatataacatctTCAACTACATCTGGTCCTGATCATCAACTTCCTTTCAGTGACTCGGCGACTACAAATGGGGCTGGAACAGCTGGGAGCAGAAGTGGAACTGATGCTATAAGTCATCTGCAGCCTGTGTAA
- the LOC117627726 gene encoding zinc finger CCCH domain-containing protein 43-like isoform X2 — translation MEVSEAISVPPNLDANNNHHIDENHQPSHSELVFLPSSPDPDPAPSDFDHEVFDELQKLDLKEKEEEEGEDHLDEFQKLDLKEKEDAKEEEEEEDVEKKSSNGRETENENENENESERQSEQSDGGENQSEDGGDAEKKAEESRRRYQYPVRPEAEDCSYYLKTGSCKFGSNCKFNHPVKRKGSKDKVKEREEFGDKTGQTECKYYLRSGGCKYGKACRYSHSKGKPSVAPVVELNFLGLPIRLGERECPYYMRNGSCKYASNCRFNHPDPTAAGGSDPASAFGNGGPASLQGAPQSTVAPWSAPRSLNETPPYMPMMIPPSQGVPSQNTEWNGYQAPAYLPERSMPARQPYLMNNSMTETNIYKQYPQHQQAEEFPERPGQPFCSYFLRTGDCKFKSNCKYHHPKIQTAVSPQCALSDKGLPLRP, via the exons ATGGAAGTCTCTGAAGCTATCTCTGTTCCCCCAAATCTCGATGCCAACAACAACCACCACATCGATGAGAACCACCAACCCAGCCATTCCGAACTAGTGTTTCTGCCTTCTTCCCCCGATCCCGATCCCGCACCGTCTGATTTCGATCATGAGGTCTTTGATGAGCTTCAGAAGCTGGatttgaaggagaaggaggaggaggagggggaggATCACCTTGATGAGTTTCAGAAACTGGATTTGAAAGAGAAGGAGGAtgccaaagaagaagaagaagaagaggatgtAGAGAAGAAGAGTTCTAATGGGCGAgaaactgaaaatgaaaacgaaAACGAAAATGAAAGTGAGAGGCAGAGTGAACAAAGCGATGGAGGAGAAAATCAGAGTGAGGATGGTGGTGATGCAGAGAAGAAGGCCGAGGAAAGTAGAAGAAGATATCAGTACCCAGTGAGGCCTGAAGCTGAAGACTGTTCTTATTATCTGAAGACCGGGTCTTGTAAGTTTGGGTCCAATTGCAAGTTTAATCACCCTGTTAAAAGGAAG GGGTCTAAGGACAAGGTGAAGGAAAGGGAAGAGTTTGGAGATAAGACAGGCCAGACAGAATGCAAG TATTACTTGAGGTCAGGCGGATGTAAGTATGGAAAAGCTTGTAGATACAGCCACAGCAAAGGGAAACCTTCTGTAGCTCCAGTTGTAGAACTAAACTTTCTGGGTCTGCCAATTCGACTG ggggagagagagtgtcCCTACTATATGCGAAACGGATCCTGCAAGTATGCATCGAACTGCAGGTTTAACCACCCTGATCCTACAGCTGCCGGAGGATCTGATCCAGCGTCCGCATTTGGTAATGGTGGCCCTGCATCCTTGCAAGGTGCGCCACAATCAACAGTAGCCCCGTGGTCTGCACCAAGATCATTGAATGAGACTCCACCTTACATGCCAATGATGATTCCACCATCTCAAGGGGTTCCTTCCCAAAATACAGAATGGAATGGTTATCAG GCCCCAGCATATCTACCAGAAAGAAGCATGCCCGCACGTCAACCATATCTTATGAACAACTCAATGACTGAAACCAACATCTATAAACAATACCCACAGCACCAGCAAGCTGAAGAATTCCCGGAAAGACCTGGCCAACCTTTTTGCAGTTATTTCTTAAGAACCGGTGATTGTAAGTTTAAATCTAACTGCAAATATCACCATCCAAAAATTCAGACTGCAGTATCCCCCCAATGTGCGCTTAGTGACAAGGGCCTCCCTTTGAGACCG TGA
- the LOC117627314 gene encoding lysine-specific demethylase REF6, which produces MSASGLAAEPNQEVFSWLKTLPVAPEYHPTWAEFQDPIAYIFKIEKEASKYGICKIVPPVPPSPKKTAIANLNRSLAARAGPSGAPGTKSQPTFTTRQQQIGFCPRKPRPVNRPVWQSGEYYTFQQFEAKAKSFEKTYLRKCNKKGGLSPLDIETLYWKATVDKPFSVEYANDMPGSAFVPVSARKSSTSRDAGDNVTLGETAWNMRGVSRSKGSLLRFMKEEIPGVTSPMVYIAMLFSWFAWHVEDHDLHSLNYLHMGAGKTWYGVPREAAVAFEEVVRVQGYAGEINPLVTFSTLGQKTTVMSPEVFISSGIPCCRLVQNAGEFVVTFPRAYHTGFSHGFNCGEAANIATPEWLRVAKDAAIRRASINYPPMVSHFQLLYDLALALCSRMPARICAEPRSSRLKDKRKGEGEAVVKELFVQNVIQNNDLLHVLGKGSSIVLLPQSSSDLSFCSKLRVGSHLRVNPGFANGLYDQREEMKSSGFDSDGLMIDRQHGIKQVKGGYSVKGKLASLCESNRLPSLSGNNDAHALNSKRLNMNIERESNVEGEGLSDQRLFSCVTCGILSFACVAIIQPTEAAARYLMSADRSFFSDWVVGSGLAGEVFQVANEDPITSKNDPCTGLVENNAPAGLYDVPVQSADYQIQSGDQSNKPVSNTEMQRDTSALGLLALNYGNSSDSEEDQLAPDVPVCCDETNTTNCSFESRYDYQSASPSPLRDSYGGTTEAHSPPSPGFDCGNELPLQSPDHYARDGRKIANFKDSSYQNFDFSADFKNNSASTKMNGLVGTSMDPMKLSHSCSPDAHRPQTTELSKVTLPIETTNTAFPPGCDEDSSRMHVFCLEHAIEVEQQLRSIGGVHIFLLCHPDYPRIEDEAKLMAEELGISYLWNETTFRDATEEDEKRIQSALDSEEAIAGNGDWAVKLGINLFYSASLSRSHLYSKQMAYNSVIYNAFGRSSPASSPTRTDVYGRRSGKQKKVVAGKWCGKVWMSNQVHPYLAKRDPEEEEEVVEEEHRSFHAWAMPDEKLEGQPESTRKTENTLVTKKYARKRKMTAETGTTKKVKCLEKEDVVSDYSVDDNSHQQQRRFPKSKQAEYIESGPTKKAKFVQTEFTLSDDSMQDDSHQPDGRNFRCEQANYIEGNDVSDDSVGVESHQQHRRSAKSKQAKHMERDVVSDDSVEGSSRQRHGRVLRSKTAKGETDNFHKASSHQERGSISKSKQARFIERDDAAVGETDNFLQQHKRILRSKQTQQETLQKMRRETPRQVKQGTAPLVKQGTRTLRKQQTGQQMKQQTPRLRNNQSEQNFDLYADEGAEGGPSTRLRKRAPKPIKVSGTKPKEQQQTARKKAKNVSAVKAQAGQNDAKLREEEAEFSCDIDGCTMSLGSKQELALHKRNICPVKGCGKKFFSHKYLVQHRRVHTDDRPLRCPWKGCKMTFKWAWARTEHIRVHTGARPYVCAEPGCGQTFRFVSDFSRHKRKTGHSAKKSRG; this is translated from the exons ATGTCTGCTTCAGGCTTAGCCGCAGAGCCGAACCAGGAGGTGTTTTCATGGCTCAAAACCCTACCAGTAGCTCCAGAGTACCACCCAACTTGGGCCGAGTTCCAAGATCCGATTGCCTACATTTTCAAGATCGAGAAGGAGGCTTCCAAGTACGGAATCTGCAAAATCGTGCCTCCGGTGCCGCCTTCTCCGAAGAAGACCGCAATTGCGAACCTGAACCGGTCTCTGGCGGCTCGGGCCGGCCCTTCGGGGGCCCCAGGCACTAAATCTCAGCCCACATTCACTACCCGGCAGCAGCAGATCGGGTTCTGCCCTCGGAAACCCCGACCAGTGAACCGACCCGTGTGGCAGAGCGGCGAGTACTACACTTTTCAGCAATTCGAAGCGAAAGCCAAGAGCTTTGAAAAGACTTACTTGAGAAAATGTAACAAAAAAGGAGGGCTTTCACCTCTGGATATCGAAACCCTTTACTGGAAAGCGACTGTGGACAAACCCTTTTCTGTAGAGTATGCCAACGACATGCCCGGTTCGGCTTTCGTTCCGGTAAGTGCCAGAAAGAGTAGTACTAGTAGAGATGCAGGGGACAATGTGACCCTCGGTGAGACTGCTTGGAATATGAGGGGGGTGTCAAGGTCAAAAGGGTCTTTGTTGAGGTTTATGAAGGAGGAGATTCCGGGGGTTACATCACCTATGGTGTATATAGCTATGTTGTTCAGCTGGTTTGCTTGGCATGTGGAGGACCACGACTTACATAGCTTGAATTATCTGCATATGGGAGCAGGGAAGACGTGGTATGGCGTGCCTAGAGAAGCAGCGGTTGCTTTCGAGGAGGTGGTAAGGGTGCAGGGTTATGCAGGAGAGATCAATCCTCTTG TTACTTTTTCAACCCTTGGTCAGAAGACCACTGTGATGTCACCTGAAGTATTTATCAGTTCAGGAATTCCATGCTGCAG GCTTGTGCAAAATGCTGGGGAGTTTGTCGTGACTTTCCCAAGAGCCTATCACACTGGATTCAGTCATG GATTTAATTGTGGGGAGGCAGCTAACATTGCAACTCCTGAATGGTTGAGGGTTGCAAAAGATGCTGCTATTCGACGGGCTTCAATCAATTATCCTCCTATGGTGTCTCATTTTCAATTACTTTATGATCTCGCTTTAGCATTATGTTCAAG AATGCCTGCGCGCATTTGTGCTGAACCACGGAGTTCTCGACTAAAAGATAAGAGAAAGGGTGAAGGAGAAGCGGTAGTTAAAGAGCTATTCGTGCAGAATGTTATTCAGAACAATGACCTGCTTCACGTTCTAGGAAAAGGGTCGTCAATTGTACTTCTACCGCAGAGTTCTTCAgacctttctttttgttcaaaattACGTGTTGGTTCACATTTAAGAGTAAACCCTGGCTTTGCCAATGGTTTATACGATCAGAGGGAAGAAATGAAATCCTCAGGTTTTGATTCTGATGGTCTCATGATAGACAGACAGCATGGAATCAAGCAGGTTAAAGGTGGCTATTCAGTGAAAGGAAAACTTGCATCTTTATGTGAAAGTAATAGGCTTCCCTCGTTAAGTGGAAATAATGATGCACATGCCCTGAATTCAAAGAGATTGAACATGAACATTGAAAGAGAAAGTAATGTCGAAGGTGAAGGGTTGTCAGATCAGAGACTGTTTTCTTGTGTTACATGTGGAATTTTGAGCTTTGCTTGTGTTGCTATAATTCAACCAACAGAAGCAGCAGCCAGATATCTAATGTCAGCAGATCGTAGCTTTTTCAGTGATTGGGTTGTTGGATCTGGATTAGCTGGTGAGGTGTTCCAGGTTGCAAATGAAGATCCAATCACTTCAAAGAATGATCCTTGCACAG GATTGGTGGAAAACAATGCCCCTGCTGGTTTGTATGATGTGCCTGTTCAATCTGCTGATTATCAAATTCAGAGCGGAGATCAAAGTAATAAACCCGTTTCAAATACTGAAATGCAGAGAGATACTTCAGCTCTTGGGCTATTAGCTTTAAACTATGGAAATTCGTCTGACTCGGAGGAAGATCAACTTGCACCAGATGTTCCTGTTTGTTGTGATGAAACGAACACGACAAACTGTTCTTTTGAAAGTAGATATGATTACCAGAGTGCTAGTCCTTCTCCTTTAAGAGACTCTTATGGTGGTACAACTGAGGCTCACAGTCCCCCATCACCAGGATTTGATTGTGGGAATGAACTTCCTCTCCAAAGCCCTGATCACTATGCGAGAGATGGACGTAAAATAGCTAATTTCAAGGATAGCAGCtatcaaaattttgatttctctgctgattttaaaaataattctgCTTCCACAAAGATGAATGGTTTGGTGGGTACATCTATGGATCCAATGAAACTTTCACATTCTTGCTCCCCAGATGCTCATCGGCCTCAAACAACAGAATTGTCCAAGGTCACTTTACCCATAGAAACCACAAATACAGCGTTTCCTCCAGGATGCGATGAAGACTCTTCCAGAATGCATGTCTTCTGCCTTGAGCATGCTATAGAGGTCGAACAGCAGCTTCGTTCAATTGGAGGTGTCCATATATTTCTCCTTTGTCATCCAG ACTACCCGAGGATAGAGGATGAAGCAAAATTAATGGCAGAAGAACTGGGAATAAGTTATCTCTGGAATGAAACGACATTCAGGGATGCCACTGAGGAAGATGAGAAGAGAATTCAGTCAGCTCTGGATAGTGAGGAAGCCATTGCGGGGAATGGGGACTGGGCTGTAAAGTTGGGGATCAATCTCTTCTACAGTGCCAGCCTTAGCCGTTCTCATCTTTACAGTAAGCAGATGGCATACAATTCTGTTATATACAATGCATTTGGTCGTAGTTCTCCAGCTAGCTCGCCCACAAGAACTGATGTCTATGGGAGGAGATCTGGCAAGCAGAAAAAGGTAGTGGCAGGGAAATGGTGTGGTAAAGTCTGGATGTCGAATCAAGTTCATCCCTATCTAGCAAAAAGGGAccctgaagaagaagaagaagtagtAGAAGAAGAACATAGGAGCTTCCATGCTTGGGCAATGCCAGATGAGAAGCTTGAGGGACAACCAGAAAGCACACGCAAAACTGAGAACACCTTGGTGACTAAAAAATATGCTAGGAAGAGGAAAATGACTGCAGAGACCGGGACAACGAAGAAAGTAAAATGtttggagaaagaagatgttGTTTCAGATTATTCAGTAGATGATAACTCCCATCAGCAGCAGAGGAGGTTTCCTAAGAGCAAGCAAGCTGAATATATTGAGAGTGGTCCAACCAAGAAAGCCAAGTTTGTTCAGACAGAATTTACTCTTTCAGATGATTCAATGCAAGATGATTCTCATCAGCCAGATGGTAGAAATTTTCGGTGTGAGCAAGCCAATTATATTGAGGGAAATGATGTTTCAGATGATTCAGTGGGAGTTGAATCTCATCAGCAGCATAGGAGGAGTGCTAAAAGTAAGCAAGCCAAACATATGGAAAGAGATGTGGTTTCAGATGATTCAGTTGAGGGTAGTTCTCGTCAGCGGCATGGGAGGGTCCTTAGAAGCAAGACAGCTAAGGGTGAAACAGATAATTTTCACAAGGCTAGTTCTCATCAAGAACGAGGGAGTATTTCTAAAAGCAAGCAGGCCAGATTCATTGAGAGAGATGATGCAGCTGTGGGTGAAACAGATAATTTTCTTCAGCAGCACAAGAGGATTCTCCGAAGCAAGCAAACGCAACAAGAGACCCTTCAGAAAATGAGACGAGAAACCCCTCGGCAAGTGAAACAAGGAACTGCTCCTCTTGTGAAACAAGGCACCCGCACTCTAAGAAAGCAACAAACCGGTCAGCAAATGAAGCAACAGACACCTAGGCTCCGAAATAATCAATCTGAGCAGAACTTTGATTTGTATGCTGATGAGGGGGCAGAAGGCGGACCTAGCACACGCCTTAGAAAAAGAGCTCCTAAGCCCATTAAAGTCTCTGGAACCAAACCAAAAGAGCAGCAACAAACGGCTAGGAAAAAGGCAAAGAATGTTTCAGCTGTGAAGGCTCAGGCTGGCCAAAATGATGCAAAATTGAGGGAAGAGGAAGCAGAATTCTCGTGTGATATTGATGGGTGCACCATGAGTCTAGGCTCGAAACAAGAGCTTGCCCTCCACAAAAGAAACATATGTCCAGTCAAGGGGTGCGGAAAGAAATTCTTCTCTCACAAGTATCTGGTGCAACATCGTCGAGTTCACACGGATGACCGCCCCCTTCGGTGCCCTTGGAAGGGCTGCAAGATGACATTCAAGTGGGCATGGGCTCGGACTGAGCACATTAGGGTTCACACAGGTGCTCGTCCCTATGTATGTGCTGAGCCAGGGTGTGGGCAGACCTTCCGATTTGTCTCAGATTTCAGCCGCCATAAGCGGAAGACTGGACATTCAGCAAAGAAAAGTAGGGGATGA